Proteins encoded together in one Quercus lobata isolate SW786 chromosome 3, ValleyOak3.0 Primary Assembly, whole genome shotgun sequence window:
- the LOC115978992 gene encoding AP-3 complex subunit mu-like isoform X1 has product MLQCIFLLSDSGEVMLEKQLTGHRVDRSICDWFWGQAISQGDSFKLQPVIASSTHYLFQVVREGITFLACTQVEMPPLMAIEFLCRVADVLSDYLGGLNEDVIKDNFVIVYELLDEMIDNGFPLTTEPNILREMIAQPNIVSKMLSVVTGNSSNVSETLPGATASCVPWRTSDPKYANNEVYVDLVEEMDATINRDGALVKCEIYGEVQVNSHLSGLPDLTLSFANPSILDDVRFHPCVRFRPWESHQILSFVPPDGQFKLMSYRVKKLKSTPIYVKPQLTSDAGTCRVNVMVGIRNDPGKTIDSITVQFKLPPCILSADLTSNHGTVNILTNKTCSWSIGRIPKDKAPSMSGTFVLETGLERLHVFPTFQVSFRIMGVALSGLQIDKLDLKNLPNRPYKGFRALTRAGEFEVRS; this is encoded by the exons ATGTTACAGTGCATATTTCTTCTATCAGATTCTGG AGAGGTAATGCTTGAGAAACAGCTAACTGGGCATCGAGTGGATCGGTCtatatgtgattggttttggGGGCAGGCCATTTCTCAAGGTGATTCCTTCAAG CTACAACCAGTAATTGCATCATCAACTCATTATCTATTCCAAGTTGTTCGCGAAGGGATCACATTTTTGGCTTGCACGCAAGTTGAAATGCCGCCTTTGATGGCCATTGAG tttctttgcAGAGTAGCTGATGTACTCTCAGATTATCTTGGAGGTTTGAATGAAGATGTGATAAAGGATAACTTTGTCATTGTATATGAG CTTCTGGATGAGATGATAGACAATGGCTTCCCTCTAACTACAGAGCCTAACATACTGAGAGAGATGATAGCCCAGCCAAACATTGTTAGCAAAATGTTGAGTGTTGTGACTGGTAATAGTTCCAATGTCAGTGAAACCCTTCCAGGTGCAACAGCATCCTGTGTTCCATGGAGAACATCAGACCCAAAATATGCTAATAATGAAGTTTATGTTGATCTTGTTGAAGAAATGGATGCAACTATTAACAG GGATGGAGCATTGGTGAAATGCGAGATTTATGGTGAAGTTCAGGTGAACTCCCATCTCTCAGGTCTTCCTGATTTAACTCTTTCATTTGCAAACCCTTCCATCTTGGATGATGTGAGATTCCATCCCTGCGTTCGGTTTCGACCTTGGGAGTCGCATCAAATTCTATCATTTGTGCCTCCAGATGGACAGTTTAAGCTCATGAGTTACAG GGTTAAAAAGTTGAAGAGTACTCCTATATATGTAAAACCGCAGCTAACATCTGATGCGGGAACATGTCGTGTCAATGTGATGGTTGGAATACGAAACGATCCTGGAAAGACAATCGACTCAATAACCGTGCAATTTAAACTGCCTCCTTGCATTTTATCAGCCGATCTGACTTCAAATCATGGAACAGTAAATATCCTTACTAATAAG ACCTGCTCATGGTCAATTGGACGGATCCCAAAAGACAAGGCCCCTTCAATGTCTGGAACTTTTGTGCTTGAGACAGGGTTAGAGCGCCTTCATGTATTTCCCACATTTCAAGTATCGTTTAGAATTATGGGTGTTGCCCTCTCTGGCCTACAAATAGATAAACTTGATCTGAAGAATCTACCTAATCGTCCCTACAAAGGTTTTCGAGCTCTCACACGTGCAGGGGAATTTGAAGTTAGATCATGA
- the LOC115978992 gene encoding AP-3 complex subunit mu-like isoform X2, which yields MPPLMAIEFLCRVADVLSDYLGGLNEDVIKDNFVIVYELLDEMIDNGFPLTTEPNILREMIAQPNIVSKMLSVVTGNSSNVSETLPGATASCVPWRTSDPKYANNEVYVDLVEEMDATINRDGALVKCEIYGEVQVNSHLSGLPDLTLSFANPSILDDVRFHPCVRFRPWESHQILSFVPPDGQFKLMSYRVKKLKSTPIYVKPQLTSDAGTCRVNVMVGIRNDPGKTIDSITVQFKLPPCILSADLTSNHGTVNILTNKTCSWSIGRIPKDKAPSMSGTFVLETGLERLHVFPTFQVSFRIMGVALSGLQIDKLDLKNLPNRPYKGFRALTRAGEFEVRS from the exons ATGCCGCCTTTGATGGCCATTGAG tttctttgcAGAGTAGCTGATGTACTCTCAGATTATCTTGGAGGTTTGAATGAAGATGTGATAAAGGATAACTTTGTCATTGTATATGAG CTTCTGGATGAGATGATAGACAATGGCTTCCCTCTAACTACAGAGCCTAACATACTGAGAGAGATGATAGCCCAGCCAAACATTGTTAGCAAAATGTTGAGTGTTGTGACTGGTAATAGTTCCAATGTCAGTGAAACCCTTCCAGGTGCAACAGCATCCTGTGTTCCATGGAGAACATCAGACCCAAAATATGCTAATAATGAAGTTTATGTTGATCTTGTTGAAGAAATGGATGCAACTATTAACAG GGATGGAGCATTGGTGAAATGCGAGATTTATGGTGAAGTTCAGGTGAACTCCCATCTCTCAGGTCTTCCTGATTTAACTCTTTCATTTGCAAACCCTTCCATCTTGGATGATGTGAGATTCCATCCCTGCGTTCGGTTTCGACCTTGGGAGTCGCATCAAATTCTATCATTTGTGCCTCCAGATGGACAGTTTAAGCTCATGAGTTACAG GGTTAAAAAGTTGAAGAGTACTCCTATATATGTAAAACCGCAGCTAACATCTGATGCGGGAACATGTCGTGTCAATGTGATGGTTGGAATACGAAACGATCCTGGAAAGACAATCGACTCAATAACCGTGCAATTTAAACTGCCTCCTTGCATTTTATCAGCCGATCTGACTTCAAATCATGGAACAGTAAATATCCTTACTAATAAG ACCTGCTCATGGTCAATTGGACGGATCCCAAAAGACAAGGCCCCTTCAATGTCTGGAACTTTTGTGCTTGAGACAGGGTTAGAGCGCCTTCATGTATTTCCCACATTTCAAGTATCGTTTAGAATTATGGGTGTTGCCCTCTCTGGCCTACAAATAGATAAACTTGATCTGAAGAATCTACCTAATCGTCCCTACAAAGGTTTTCGAGCTCTCACACGTGCAGGGGAATTTGAAGTTAGATCATGA
- the LOC115979908 gene encoding Golgi apparatus membrane protein-like protein ECHIDNA yields the protein MASVDLNPTAVENYANPKTCFFHVIFKAASLAFYILSAIFVSNFVIIFVVTVLLAALDFWVVKNVSGRILVGLRWWNEINDLGESVWKFESLDQESLARMNKKDSWLFWWTLYLTAALWIVLAIFSLIRLQADYLLVIGVCLTLSIANIIGFTKCRKDAKQKIQQFASQTIASQFSSTIQSAFSVV from the exons ACTGCAGTAGAAAATTATGCCAACCCGAAGACATGTTTCTTTCATGTTATTTTCAAG GCTGCTTCATTGGCGTTTTACATTCTTTCTGCCATATTTGTTAGTAACTTTGTCATCATTTTTGTGGTGACTGTTCTTCTTGCTGCTCTTGATTTTTGGGTAGTCAAGAATGTGAGTGGGCGTATTTTAGTTGGGTTAAGGTGGTGGAATGAAATAAATGATCTTGGTGAAAGTGTATGGAAATTTGAATCTCTTGACCAAGAG TCATTGGCCCGCATGAACAAGAAAGATTCGTGGCTGTTCTGGTGGACCCTATACCTTACG GCGGCTCTGTGGATCGTGTTAGCAATATTCTCTCTCATAAGGCTTCAAGCTGATTATCTCCTTGTTATAGGAGTTTGTTTGACCCTCAGTATTGCAAATATTATTGGCTTCACCAAATGCCGAAAAG ATGCTAAGCAAAAGATTCAACAATTTGCTTCTCAGACCATTGCATCTCAGTTCTCATCCACCATACAATCAGCATTCAGTGTTGTCTGA